From the genome of Branchiostoma floridae strain S238N-H82 chromosome 8, Bfl_VNyyK, whole genome shotgun sequence:
tgaaggtctctcgcttAGGTTTTGGGACAACCAGTTGACTACTTGTGCTTTGTCTGGTTGTCCGTGTACTCTGGTCCCTGCAGTACAAAAACATCTGGCACATGTAGGGTGGTAGTTTGACATAAACCTGACATTCTGTGAGATGCAGGGTAATTTCATGGACCCAAACTAACCTTGCCTGTTCAGTAGAGTTTGCGTCTGGTGGTACAATTGGATctgaaaaataatgataatgatgattatgaatgaatgaagaccattactgcacatttttgccacaccgggctaagtacaggtcacaacaagacatgctgAAGAAATATGTAGATACAAGATAAAACTAcattagataaattcaacttctcctcacTTTTCAGTTATGGTGGAAATAAAAGAACAGAATGataaaattatgttttatgGCTGGTGGTTTGTCTCGCTCATTAGGAATATggatttttctacagaacttaacTGTATGATATTGGGGAATAGATTTTGTACAAACCTATAAAGTTAACTTCTCTTTTCTCTGTACAAACtccattctactacaaaatgtcaTCCATTCTCAAgatctgtttttaaaacttacaaGTTATAACTTATAGCCATGATTTGGTCCTTATTTCTAGTCCATTCAATAGGTCTCTATCTTTTAAATATGTGCAAGTCTTAGAATAGTTTCCTTTTCCACAGATACAGGACCTGAGAATGTAATGGCCTGGTGGCTTGAGATACAAAGAAAAGATGAAAAGAATAGCTATAATAACATTACTGCAAATTAGGTTGTATTTTCCTAATTGCAGTATACAACACATGCAGCTATTCAATTCTGCACTGTTACAAGACAAATCATACTGGTACAAGTAATTCCAACCTGCTGACTGGAAACCAGGCCCTGTAGTTGCTCGACAGTATTTTGAAGGCTGGAAACAGTATTCTGTAGACCAAGCACCTGTCCTTCTTGTGCACAAGTTGCAGCATTTGGAGCCTGGCTGGCACAGCACAGGGCACAGTGGTCACTGGTGTCACGTCCATCAACAACCCCTCCCTGTTCTAACTCATTACCCTGCCACTGGGCTGTGGCCTGTCCTCCCATAGAGAAGAGGAGGAGACACAGAACAAGTGGATTCATTATGACTGAGAAACTGTATTCAGTAAAGGACCCTCTTAGCACAACCCTTCTCTGCCGACCCAAGATCTAGAGTAGACAGTTCAGGCACTACGTGGTAGAGATATGGAGTGGGTATGCCCATTGAATGATATTATGTAGGGGGTGTTTGTttgattcttttatttttggaaacagaaGACCAGGTCCTGTTctttctgttcattttcaaaatatgaccGTTATGTTCTTCATCTGAATTATGGCATTTCAAAATAACCTGATATAGCATGCACCAGGctgtattgtacaatgtacatttgagtGCCCCCAGGGAAGTACTTCTCACAATTGCTGGGGTTTCAAAAATTTATCGTGGCTCCTAGACTGAAACGTGATGTTTGTTCTTATATATATGTGCATTGACTTTTAAGTTATTCACTCAAAACAATGCCATTAGACTAATGTAAATGTGTGTGCTTGGATACTATGAGAGGAAGTGTTGTACAGACTTAATGCCTCCAAATGTGTTTAGAACAAGCACCTGTCATACATGAAGTTGTAAAACTATAGACAACTTTCACTTTGCAAACAATGGTTACTTACATAGTtaaaagttcagttcagtttatttaaCCAGGCAAGAACACATCGCCTACTGGTGTTTTTCAATGCCTCCTGGGGGGCCggggagaccccaacataaaataacacaacattaCAACAACTGATCAAAATGAAATCATAGGTCAACTTGAAGTGATGTGTGGTACTGAGTTCTAGACAGTCAGCAGAAGAAATCTGGTGATTTGAATTCTGTTGATTAtttaaacaaaatgatataGTACCTGGCAATCTTTGGATTGTTCAATTCAGAACACAATTTATTGATACATCCATGGTTCTTCAAGCTTATACAGCATCCTAGCAAGTTAAGATGAGTATTCTTtattatcaaatacatgtagtgaaGAATTCAATGTTTTTGAAGGCTGTGCTGATCACCAACAAGTGCACATTACATCCCTGCTCTAGTTAACTATGGGACGTATCTTCATCTCTGTGTGCTTCAGGGAGTAGTAGAACCCCCTCCAGGCCAGCCAGTTGACTCCATCAGCCCGTGAGGTGTGGTTTCCCGCGTAGTAGAAGCCGTTCAGGTTGGAGTGGTGGCAGTGGGCGTACCACCAGGCTCCCCTGCAGCGCTCAGCACAGGGGTAGGTGCTGCCATCAtagtccctgtccttggtgctgaatggccaGCCATTGTGATAGGCAGTCATGGAGTCTCCTGTAGAACATACAATTGTGTTTTTATCAGATCATAACTGAGGAGGGTGATAGTTTAACATGCCAGTAGTGACCATCCAAGGTGGCTGCTATATACAGGATTCTACATGTTAAGGTCATTGGGAAAAATATTCTATGAGACCACAGCCAAATAATATTCAAAGATGTTCACCACTACAAATTTAATTGAACTGTTGTACTTTTGTGAACATCAAAGCACAGTCGTACCAAAGGACTAAGTGGTCCTTTATCTGAAATATGCACATCTGTACTGACACTACTGCCTGATTATAAGCAACTTTGTCCAAATTACTTTTTTGCAGTACTGCATAATTCTGATTTGAGATATTGTAAAATGCTATTTAGTTGAGATATTTTTATATAAACAATATGAACGTGCATGGATCTCTCATACTAGCACATTTTGAGTAGTTGTTTTTGaagtacaatacattgtacacaacaTTGTTCACCTGCAGTTCCACTGTAACCCCCCACAGTCAGGTTGTATCGCTCAGCTTCACTTCCCACAGTAAAGACCTGGTACTGTGCATACGCACTGTTCCCCTCAAAGTCCTCCAGGTCAACCCGCAGCTCATACTGGGCTTGGCTGGTCAGCCGGTGCAGCTTGTCATTACCTTTGATAGGGTGGTAGGGGAATAGGAGAATATGGTTTAGTATGGTGTTTTAGTATGTTGTAATAAAACGCAGTAATAAAACTCAGATTTGTGACAATTATGTAGCATTTTATCACAGTATTTTGTAATGAAGTTAGAATGGGtttatggacactacaggggtacagacactacaggagTACAGACACTTCAGGGGTACAGACATCAAGAGTAaccagacactacagggggtactaATGCTccagggggtatggacacttcAGGAATGAAAGGACACTTTAGAGGCTACAGACGCTACGGGGGTCCATATGCTGTAGATGGTTGGAcactaggggtacagacaccaaAAGGGGTATAGACACTGTAGGGGGTACGGACAATGAGAGCAACATTAACCATTCCACTGACTAAGTCAATCCAGTATTTGATTTCTCACCCAGCCAAAACTCTCCATCCAGTTTGCCAAACCCAGCCTTGTAATCAGCCCAGCCCCGGTAGAAGTCTTCAGAACCATCCTGGCGACGCTGGAAAACCTGAGAAGACAAAGTCGGAGGTCTCTCTATAAATGTCAACTACCTGTGCATGGAAATTGATTTAGAAATCAAACTGACTGCACATTCCAAAATTGGTCTTTGTAAAATGTTCAGTTAGTTTTGGACAGGTAAAATAATTGAAATGTATACCAAATACAAGCCACGAATCCTGTCAACTTACTGTCCATCCTCCACCGTCTGTGTACATGTCACAAAACACCCCCACACTCCTGCCACTGTCCTGTACATCATTGGAGAAGGGGTAGATGGTGTAGATCCCACTGCTGTCATACCCTTCCTGCAGCAGGTCTGAGCAGTCCCTGGGTCTTCCTGTAGGATTCAAATCTTAAATAGTTTGTTTGTATCTCATAAATAGTGGACTGCCCTAAGATGAAGCACACTAGTTTAATATAGTAATGTATATATTGCATGTGACTGGACTCATAGTTTTGAATTCCTTCACTCCAGAAATGACCCCTACCCTTTAATATAAGGGCCTGGGGTGGTTCTTTGACAttctcaaggtgtggctctccgcAAAAATGGGACTTCCTTTAAATACTCAAAGCTTGGTACTCATGTTCACCCGGGTGGAATGAAGAAACTTCTGGAAGTACCTTTACCTTGGACACATTGAGAAAACTTTGAAGAAGAGAACTAAACCTACCTTGAAAGGCCAGTAGCATTTGTATCTGGTGAGATAGTTGAagctgaaagaaaaagattCCTTGGTCACTACTATACATACTAACGTCTACTCAGTCCACTGGTATGGGGACCAGGTGTATGTCTAAACATATACAGTTATCCTTATAGATTTTCTTAGCTtggtaaacataacaaaaagagAATACAATGGACTGCTCTCCACACTATGTTCTTGTGCTGCATTTACTACTGAGTAATCAAGCAGCATCACCAAAGTATTAAGGACACCATAAAAGTAAGTCATGCCAACCTGCAGACTGGAAATCAGGCCTTGCTGTTGTTCAACTGTACTCTGTAGACTGGAAACCTGGCTTTCTTCTGCACAAGTTGTGGTATACGGAGCCTGGCCTGCACAGCACAGGGAACAGTAGTGACTGGTGTCATGTCCATCAACAACTCCCCCTGTGATCTCATTACCCTGCCACTGGGCTGTGGCCTGTCCTCCCATACAGGAGAGGAGGAGGCATATACAGAGCAGAGTCATCATAGCTGGAAACTGTCTTCTCCTCATACTATGATGTACAACCCTTCTCTCAGTacagtagctacatgtactttatataCATAGGTAGTGGATGCACCTATTGTACAATACGGGGGTGTTTATCTTTTGCAATGATTTCGCTGCCAGCTATATTACAAgtatgtaaaaataaaagaactCTTGTTTCTCTTCCTGGTTAGAATTGTATGTTTTGTGCTTCAGCTGCATTTCATGCCATTTGAAGCCAAGGTGCTACATTTACATTAATGCAAGTTGAGATCCATCCCCCTCAGGACAATATTTTCTTCTCTTTGAAGAGGTATCAACATTTTGTCTGTACATAATGAATTTAAACATCTTGTTTGTCTCATGTGATGTTTGTATTATGCTGTGTTCAAGGATAGTCTACCTAAACAGGTCCATTAGGCTAATGGTAATGTTGCTATCATTAACACTGTAAAAAGAGACCTTGTAacagttgtgtacatgtaaaccATGTAATGTCTCCTAATGAATCTGGTACACTCAGATGTGCTGTTTGCACATATCAATATTTTCTACATTGCTGGAATACAATCAAAAGAAAAGTAACTTATTCAAATTCTTAAAATGTCTGTTACAATTATTTTTGTTCTATGGTTGTTATACTTATTGCTTTTTTGATGCATGGGGAACAAGAGAACATGAGACATTTAAGGATCAACTAATAGTATGCAGTAGTAATTTTACTGCTACAAGGTACTAATAATTTGACCACAAAAATTCACAAAGAAACATGGAAACATCTCCAATTGTATTTTAATACTTAGTTGATGAAAAGATCATGAAACATTTGCATTTTTCTAGTcaacaaaaatgtgtttctgtTGGCATTCTTTATCATTCATGCCCAAGAATCTTGTTGAACTTGTAGAAGACAGTTAGCACTGCGAGTTATTACTTCTTCTAGTTAGTTATTGGGCGTATCTTCATCTCAGTGTGCTTCAGAGAGTAATAGTGGCCCTTCCAAGCGTACCAGTTGACTCCATCTGCGTAGGAAGTATGGGAACCTGCATGGTACAGGCCGTTCAGGTTGGCACGGTGGCAGGCAGCGTACCACCAGGCTCCCTTGTAGTTCTGGGCACAGGACCAAGAACTACCAGCAGTGTCAtagtccctgtccttggtgctgaatgccattcCATTATGTGCGGCCATGGAGTTTCCTGCAAGAAGTACATACAATTATTACAATGCATCTTGCCTGGTAGGACGTATGGAAACTGGTCCCACAACCTCATACCTTAGCCAAATGGTGTTAATTTATAACCTTTTCGagtttacaaaatgtttctCATCGATTATACAATTGAAATAAGGTCGTCATTTGCttaaattatatcagttgatcatggTCTCTAATAACGCATGTTGTTCGAAGTATCTAAGTTGTATATTTTAATATACaacttaggccataccaatttaatttcttggttcacggattcactcgctcctattttttggaaaataaaaataaaaattaccacacaacaaattttcaccttaaatgaaaccatttaccaactttctggggtagcaaattggcctttatattataagctccttaaactttaaagtgtgggtacaggtgctgttactgtacaataatagtgtttttgtacttttttcaagctgaaaacttttttctttatgttttggattagtcattacctttaccccaaccattttacaatttttattaattttctatttttatttcgccctctcgctccttattttttatgaaaaatccgtgaaccaagaaattaaattggtgtggccttagatacTTCGAACAACATACGTTATCAAAAGCTTTTACTGGACTGTGCCAATAGGTAATTATGCCAACATTGCAGATTTCTGCTAAGTTTCCCTTGCGGTAACACTGTCAAACTGATCTGTGACGCAGATGAgccaacaaacaaaatggaCGCATCCGGAATTCATTCTCAGTTTCATTTATTGGAAATTACAGTGTTGCCATTGAATTAAAAgccaatgtacaaaaatattaatggttaaaaaatattttttgtgataaaaggatgtttaccaTTTTGCACCCATTTGCACGATTTTGCCAATTTTGGGCAACAAATTGGTGAAGATTGGTGCCAGTTTGCACCACTTTTTGAATACATTGCATGTATTATGATAAAATTTGCAATTTATCTTAATTTTgcacagtccagtgagatatctCTTGCAAAACGACTGTAATGGTCTTATATACATGTTGAACAGCTTAAAATATACAGATTAGTTAGAATATTTAATGGTGATATGAGGTCTTCAAACTCatgcatatttttttaattgGACAACTTTGAGGGAATGTTTGACTGCTTTCaaaatagagtcaattccaagtcaccgaggtggttttgaaataatatttgtaataagtttgaactattttgagtaaaagaacatttcagtcacttaagttcgaaattgttcaaacatttcaaaatgaaagtttaaacatgtttgaacctttttatatttgttggaacatttgggaaagtaatgatataattatctctttatttagaacaattttcaaacatctatgtgtttttgttactgttccaacatgttccaacattttgtgtcattttttccctccataaaaacttttattgaccccataaacaaagctgctaagcttggtcctttgtttggctcttgtatttttagatgttctttagtatacaatggtgagtcttttgtgagaaggtggcagacagacataatttcctgcacttggcagggatgtgtgaattgccctcttcccagcccactgacccagtttcatcatattgtttccatgttcgaacatgtgatcacaaatgatgcatctatgttggaacagtttagaaactaacagaaataatgtatttgatgttagaaatgtttctaacatgtttgaatactatagaaatatttagaacgtcacatagatgttatgaatagttctaaacagttacttatcacagttagattgttacaaagatttccaaaatgttggaacaaaaggcaagaaacaccctctcggtaatatggaatcgactctactaTAGTCATCTGTGAATAGGAAAAGCTATTCATTTGGTGTTCATTTGAGCTAAGTAATAATGAGTCCTGTTGGTCTTACCTGCTGTCCCAGTGTAGTTTCCAATAGTCAGCATGTAGCGTGCAGCTTCACTCCCCACAGTGAAGACCTGGTACTGTGCATACGCACTGTTCCCCTCAAAGTCCTCCAGGTCAACCCGCAGCTCATACTGGGCTTGGCTGGTCAGCTGGTGCAGCTTGTCATTACCTTGAGAAGGAAGCATTTGAAAGATGTCTTCTGTGCAGCTGATACGTAGCTTTACATTTATTTGTGcagtataatacatgtagccCTGTACATGATGTCACAGTTGTAGCAACATCAGCCATTTTtccaggtacattttgtacttctaCTTTAAAGATATGCAGTCATGACAATGTGTGATTCCCACCCACCTAACCAAAACTCTCCATCCAGTTTGCCAAACCCAGCCTTGTAATCAGCCCAGCCCCGGTAAAAGTCCTCAGAACCATCCTGACGACGCTGGAAAACCTGAGAAGAAGGAAATGGAGGTCTTTCACTATCCTTGACAACAAATGCTTTCTTAGAAGGGCCTCGGGAGCATATAAGAAATAGTTACAATGTAGAAGGCCTGTTAAAAAGTATATTTACAGGTATTCCATATCACAACTCTCAGTAGCAGCAAAGCATGTCCAAAATCAAGTGTCAGTGAGCACCAATGTTCAGTTTTTTATGTTTCAAATCAATAAGGGTAAAAATGATAGCTGTTTGGGCATTTTTTGCTGAACATCCAAACTGTTACTCCTAGATAAAGATAAAAGAATGCTGAAACATCACTACTCACTGTCCATCCACCACCGTCTGTAGTCATGTCACAAAACACCCCCACACTCCTGCCACTGTCCTGTACATCATTGGAGAAGGGGTAGATGGTGTAGATCCCACTGCTGTCATACCCTTCCTGTAGCAGGTCTGAACAGTCCCTGGGTCTTCCTGCAAGATAGAAGGTTTTACACACAGTCATGTATATTGGAGGAGAAGTGCTAGCAACCCCTCACTGAAAAgagatataccctgctactgaaacagcaaggaaacttgctgccttaCAAATGTTTGTACCCCCAGCTATGGGCACTACGAGTGTCAGAATTAATGAGTGAACAATCATGTAGTTTGCAATGATACATAGTATGTTACACATAGTTATAGCTTGAGAGTTTCTCTAGTAATCAGAAGTTAGAAGGAAATCACAATTATGGCTGTTATTTGCTCAATTTGGTATGCATGTAGCTATGCACATGTGGACATTGTTGGACTAGAGTTTATAATGAGTGCAGCCTGTAAGGGcttcttttattttattcaaaccaaagCTACCTTGTGGCTTACCTTGTGAGGTTTGCATCACTTGTATCTGAGCCTgcaacaaaaattgtaaaagtCATATGAGAACTGTTTTTGTTAAATTTCAGCACACTGTACGTATACAGTCatacctgtctatagtgacagTTTTACCTGTCTCTATAATGACACCTGCATAACAACCACCTTGCCATTGTTTCCACTTTTTCCATTAAGCATTCTGTCTGTAGTGGCCACTTATTTACTGGGACCATTTTCCTCCAGTCTCTTGAGTGGACACTGTGGGCAGGTTTGAAAAGAACAGAACACCGCGAACACTAAGACTCTTTTTAGTATTGAGTACGGTAATTGTATGCTGTAGTATTATATAAAGGAAATAGTATGTATAGCATTGTGAAATCTCACCAACCTGCAACTGCTGAACAGTATTCTGTAGACTGAGAACTTGGCTTTCTTGTGCGCACACATCAGTACCCTGGGTGGCACAGCACAGGGCACAGTAGTGACTGGTGTCATGTCCATCAACAACTCCTCCTGTGATCTCATTACCCTGCCACTGGGCTGTGGCCTGTCCTCCTGTGTAAGAGAGGAGGAGGGAGAGAACAAGTGGAGTTAGCATGGTTGGGATTCTGTCTCTTGTTAGGACTCCTCAGTACAAACTGTAGTCAGTACACCAACTATATGTGAATAGATAGGTGATGGATGAGTCCATTGTGCCGTATAGTTCGCATGTCTGTGGCTTATGATTTTATTTAGAGAGGAAGTGAGATGACTGATGCTTTTTAAAAAACTGAGttaattattatataataaggAGTTGTCATAATAGTGCTTAGTTTACTTTAATTAGTATACATGAAATCAGTGTAATTTTAAACACGCCCCTccaagaaatgttttcttctaAGTTTTAACAACTATATCCTGTATTTTGGGACATGAACCTTTTTATGTAATACTACTATGTATTCAACGCTTTACATAAAACAATGCCATTAGCTTAATGGGGATGTTGCTGATTAGGCATTGTGCAAGGAAACTTTTAAACTACTTCTTAAAATGCTTCTAATGACAGGTAATGTGTCTGTGAACTAAGTTGATAGTATAGGCTCATTCTGGCTGTCCTTCAAAATTACCACACAACCAATAAGAGAACGGTTGCTCTTTTGAAAGTCtttaagcttttgtatttataagTGTTGACCAAGGTATTCAGAACTAAAGGACTATTGCTGATATCCTAGGCCTTGTACAACATCATACTGATTAGTGTTTCATGTTTTCATGCAGGTATTTTAAGAGAGAATGGGACCATAAACAATGAAGCCAGCACACAACGACTGGCTGAGGTGGCACTGGCTTATGCTCAGGCTGGTGAGTACCTGATAAAACTAGACAATGTTTTGACTGTTTGTAGGATTCAAAGCATTAGAGCCTTTAGAGGACAAAGCACAGGGCTTCTGTCTGTACTAACTTTGGGTTCCATGTTTTATAAAAACAAATCTATGTTAATTGATGTTTAAATTTTGGATGGTCAGAGAGTCAACATTGGTACATTTGACAACATTACAGAATAGATAACAATTGAGCATGCTTTTGATGCTAATTGTGCATGGTAAGCTTACACTTTTTGTTATCACTTTTTGAATGCACTAGTTGTAAAGCATGGCAACACCAAATCTAAAAGACACTTTAAATTTGgaaaatatattgaaattgaaatcaacATTGTAAAATAGCTCTGCAGTATAAATGTTTATATTAATGGTAATACTTGTATACTTTGAATCAATTGTTTTCACTGAGAGGTGAAGTGTTCTGCCCACCTTGAAGTTCAGCAATTGGCCAGCATATCAAAACTATTTAAAGGCAATCAGATTTTCCAAATTCCAAATGG
Proteins encoded in this window:
- the LOC118421761 gene encoding uncharacterized protein LOC118421761, which translates into the protein MLTPLVLSLLLSYTGGQATAQWQGNEITGGVVDGHDTSHYCALCCATQGTDVCAQESQVLSLQNTVQQLQAQIQVMQTSQGRPRDCSDLLQEGYDSSGIYTIYPFSNDVQDSGRSVGVFCDMTTDGGGWTVFQRRQDGSEDFYRGWADYKAGFGKLDGEFWLGNDKLHQLTSQAQYELRVDLEDFEGNSAYAQYQVFTVGSEAARYMLTIGNYTGTAGNSMAAHNGMAFSTKDRDYDTAGSSWSCAQNYKGAWWYAACHRANLNGLYHAGSHTSYADGVNWYAWKGHYYSLKHTEMKIRPITNLQLSHQIQMLLAFQGRPRDCSDLLQEGYDSSGIYTIYPFSNDVQDSGRSVGVFCDMYTDGGGWTVFQRRQDGSEDFYRGWADYKAGFGKLDGEFWLGNDKLHRLTSQAQYELRVDLEDFEGNSAYAQYQVFTVGSEAERYNLTVGGYSGTAGDSMTAYHNGWPFSTKDRDYDGSTYPCAERCRGAWWYAHCHHSNLNGFYYAGNHTSRADGVNWLAWRGFYYSLKHTEMKIRPIVN